The Vanessa cardui chromosome 27, ilVanCard2.1, whole genome shotgun sequence region CGTGAAGTTGCATCACACTATACAACCCCAGAGAACCGTTACCAATCCACATAGAAAACCCATCTAAAATCCCcataatattaacatagtaGGCTTCCGATTGGAGTCTGTCAGTCTATGCGGATACTATTTGATAACAGACCATAGGTCTCTACTGATACAAATTGACCCAATATAATATaccattgtttatataattggcAGTCGTAATCGTTTTATAggatgtataaatattaattcttgtATAATCTTTTACATTTAAGGCACTTTTCAATCGCATCTTATTCCTTATAATCACAAGTTAAGACACATTTTAAACTACACACTTAAGATACTGTATCGTTAACATTTTCAATACAATACTCTGCCCCCAACTTATTTGTTGATAGTCGCTGGCTCTCGTTGAAAGTTGCCAACTCCTCCCTCTCGTGTATCAACGGCACCGGTGTAATGTGCCAGTCGTGTGATCACCGCAGATGCCATACAGTCGTCCATCGACTCCGTCGTCGGTCGCCAGTCCCGTCGGCCGGCGCTCGGCCGGGCGTCAGTTGCCAGTCGGGCTGAGCAGCAGCGCGTTGTCCTCGATCCTCTCCAGGCGGTACGTGGAGTTGTCCGGCAGGTGACGGACCAGCTCGTCGGTGAGCCGGACTCTCGCGTTGTTCGGTCCCGACACGAGGACGGTCTCGCACTCctgtaagatatataatatggaTTACTCTTCATTAACATACTTCGAAGTGTAACAGTATCGTATCCAACGATCCTCTATCTAAGACTACACTGGGGCGCTTGGGGCCAGCCGGTACGTGTCCCCGTGTGCCGTGTGCCGGGCGGCGCGCGGTACCTGTGCGTGCGGCAGCAGCGCGCGCAGCTTGTGCAGCAGGTCGTGCGCGCGCGCCGCGTGCAGGTACAGCGCGCTGTgcacgccgccgccgccgccgccgccgccgcccgcgcacaCGTACAGCGTCAGCCGCGGCTCGATGCGCCTGCGGGGACCGCACGCCGtacattgttttatatgaaaaaaatgtttttgacaaACCCCTCCCCTCAAGATAGAGAGGTCTTCGTCCAGTAGTGGGACATTAGgggttgttacttttttatgtcatcactatatagcataaaacaaagacgctttcTCTGttgcggtttattttaatagatagagtgattagagaggaagatttttgtattgataatttagtaatttctaatgtgatgtcgtaaataaacagactctgtagtatattaagtatcagtatggctcccgtgcgaagccggggcgagtcgccaGTTTGTTATGGCTTAGTACAGAATACAGACTCACTTGGCGTGTAGCGCGTTAAACAGGCGGATGCCGTTGGCgagatttttattcaaaatcataatatattttatagaaaaaaattatcctTAAACAACATACTATGTATAGACAGAAAGTATGTAGTTTGTCCTCTATGGTTGTTTTTTGTTACCGTTAGATTAGCAGTAGGGGATTGAATACTGCatctatttatacatatacttatgcACGTGTAACACTATGTACACATTTGATGTCTAAGATATCAACTGTGTAGTTAGCAAGCTCTTGTAAATaggaaaattataattcatatgatAACTGTAGTTATGCGAGCTCATTGGGGCGGGTAGTACTCACAGCTAATTCTACTTACTGATACAGCAGCAATCGCAAGGGTACTTTGGTACATCACCATTAATTAAGTTTACAAGCACCTCGAAATGAAAACAGTTAAAGAGAAAATTCGAATTTTGCCAATCAAATATAATGACCGATCAATCCGCCACCGTAAAACTACACTCGCCAACTCGTCGTGGACCGATGTGTGAGATGACTAAAACGCCATCATATCTTAGAGCTAGGAGACCAGCAGTAGCTCTGAGCAACAGATGTTGTGCTTTCGATAGGAAGCCTCTTCGCATGACAGCATTATCAACAGATATGCCCTTAGCTTTAGGACTGATTGCAAATATAAGAGGAAAAGACGTCCTAATAGTTATACTGTGTACGAGTTCTGGCTTAAAGTTAGTAGGgcagtaattacaggcacaaaagaTGTCATAAATATTGCTTTGTTGAATGCACGCTGCAGTGTCTGGTTTGtgcttatattgattttatttgataactaGCTGTGatcgcgaccttgtacgcgtttgaattagacaaaaaaaaatattgttatagcctaagttactccttattatatcagttatctgccagtgaaagttccgtcaaaatcggtccagccgttccagagtttagcctcaacaaacagacagacagacagacaaaaattgtaaaaatgttattttatgtaccaTGTATATGTCGGAGATATAATTGGGTTGTCAGCTTCCATTGCAATTAAACGCagccaaataaatattatttatttcatggtattaacaattttataaattaagtaaattcttcGAAAAAGTGTCAATGCGACGTGTCGTTGCTAAAACAATCTTCGTTTCTAAAGCGTTCTTCTAGAATGAATCAAACGGATATTCACAACTACaagttttatgataaattaatgcAAGTACTGCAAATTCATTCTtgaaatacagtttaatattaaaaatgaatatttataagattgttATTCTTAAATACAGCTCTTAATCAATTACAGgtgaattacttaaaataagtaatataaaccaacatttatattacatagtCCGTTATGACACATTATAGGTGGCGCTGCATGACGAATCCACATTTTAGTTTCACTTATTACATTGTAGTGTTttagaaatttacataataaaacagatcattaaaatgataattaacaatatacaattattaattaatatcattaatattttacaaccaTTGCCGATAAATGGCGACATGAGCTCACATCttccaaagaataaaacaatcaaatctctattaattattagagcctgataaataacatcatcatgtttacaaatagctattgaaatacatatttacgcTTCTTAgacatttatctaataaaatataataatataaacgataaattcaaatataaacatcgttatttaacaactattaccGATAGATGGCGACTTGCGcccatatatacataaatacgcatggagtaaaaaagggcaattttaatataactgatGTTCAATGCAGTTGTATATGTTACAGGTCAGTTGGAGATCGTTAAAATGACTCCGTATCAAAAGGGGCATAAAGTAagatgtatacatttttatatatttaattgcacTGCCTGATTGTCAGattatgaacatatttttagaaccagaagtaggaagtaggttaacctctaaaacaattaactttaatttaaaataacactcaatctaccacaaaagaaaaacatttagtctacaacacaaataaccaccaataatcacattacaccgtaataattataattgccaatactcaatgtgtcaactacgaatctcccgccttttttttttttttaaagggaagttgtgtgacttgacgctgatgttgcttgtttattccaacaatatatacatttttatatattacagacTACCTTACCttacacataattatatgttattgaaatgttatacgtacatattcatgtattttttcaCTGTAGGACTTATCAAAGTACACCACGATCAATCAATGAATAATTTAGGACGTCCGGATCACCACTAGTGCGTATCTGCATCGGTCACAGGTGGAAGGCATCGGTCACGTGACAGCAGAAGGATCAGAGCGCACACTGCATTAGTCTGGAGAAGTGTCGCTACACGCGGAGCTAACGTACGCGTCGTCACGTCGCACGTCGGGAGAAGCACTCGACGGCGCCGCGCCGAGTGAGTGCCGCGCGCGCTGACGCGTCACGCGAGCGCGTTGCCGCAGCAGTGTAACAGAGCGCGTTGCAGCGGAGGGGCGCGGCGCGGGGCGGCTGCTGCTGGAGAGCGCGGAGGTGCGCGCGGCCGACGTGCTCGTGTGCGGCGCGTGCGGCTTCGAGTCGGCCGCGCGCGACGCCTTCCGCCGACACATCGAGCGCGAGCACGGCGTCACGCCCTGCTGAGAGCTAGTGAGATCGactatttcattatatgtattacttGATTACTCGTCTTTACTCATGTTGTCGCGATTGTTAGGTACCAGCAGCGCCGTCTGGGGGAGTTGACACCAACGACTAAGAGAGGAAAATAAAGGAAATGTTGCATTCCAtaagtcttttatttatttttcaaatgataCCTCAACGTGGTCATCAGTGTCTCTTATTCTAAaagatactttaaaaattatgatagCGATGACTATAGGGACGATCTCTATTGACATTATAATTCTCTTCGGAGCCAGAAAAGAACAGAATGGATCGACTTGGTTGCTCGTTTCTGTAACAAAATATGTCTGAATTGAATCTCGAGCGTACAACGACTTACaactattcatattttaataattattttcatttttaatcttgttttatcaaattaaggtcgatattatttcatttgGAGTGGCCTGTGTAAGCAGTACGCAAGTATGAGCtcctaatgatgatgataaatttcCTAGTTTTTGTACGAATTCAAGTAAATTAGAAATGAAACACGTTTTTGATAActtcaatacatttattaaatttaaattcaatacatcGATCATAACAAGCGGTTCATGCACTAATTATATACTCttacatattgtataaaacctaaaaaaatatattttaatactccaCAATGCAACGAGCGCTATCCAGGCAGTGACGCGAGTCAAGGCACCGCTGGCGTCCACTTCAGTTCCTTAATCTAACCTACGGCGTACGGCAGTCGATATATCGACGATAATTCCACTATTCAACTAAAAAGAATCAAATTCAATATCGTACAAACcttataataacatttcaattcctgttttaaacaacaaataacaTCTGAGTATAGCTGCCTTAAATTTAATGTCAATACAACGTAACATTGCactaaaatattgcaaattaaaaactattttctatctatattaatgttgatGTCGACTGTAAGATTTTGTTAgcgtatattcattatatattgtaCGTTTTGACCATCGTACTCTATGTATGTACTGgctgttatagtacgacacaatttaaatgtagcatcgatatataaagaaaaaaacaatcgtcaatttgtttatatgacaTTACAGATTATTACGTTTGCGAAAAGAATAAAGATTCATGTTTTTAAGGCActtcggatgcgatcggttttatcatttttgccgacgctacatctgagttgtgtcgtactgtacgcaGCCGCATTGGAGCGAACGCAGAACTTCATGTGTTCTTCTGTTCAAGCATACCTACTCTCTCCGTTTACAAATGACTAATgtcaacttaaaattaaatttcaataaaaaaatataacaaattttgatACTTGCAGATTTCACAGAGTATACGACCGTTCCAAATTTGTCCCTAAGAATCCTTAGCTAGGATCATTATCAAATTGTATACCTACAACATAAAATCTACATCTATCTACAATGctctgtattatttatatagtaatagttGTAtagatcaatttaattaatctaagaTCCGGTTACACAATGCCCGAGTTATATCGAATCTAAAGTTAAACTATGAACTACGaatcgaaattaaaacataacctAGATTCGTATGAAATCTTTACTGCATTACAATTTAAGGTCATAATGAAGTAAAGAAACCCATAACAAACcacaaaataagatataaacaaacaaacttattttaatacaattattgataACGTTAATATGATGAGGTGAAACAGTTAgtgcacacacacaaacacacgtttatttatttatagtataataatcaACGCGGCCCATTTAATGAGGCCTCTTACTTGGTGTAATGTGTTCGCATGTTAAATTTGTTCGAACAcatgtatagtatatatgtaattgGATTTGCTTTATTCGCACAAGTACAAGCAAACAATGCAAATCCCAAGAAGTCAAAAAATCAGGCAAATGTTTGCAATATTTTGAACGTTAAATGATTCGGACGCAAATATGCTGACTCGAATGAAGTGTAATGTTAATTCTACACAAAATAGTCACTTTTGTTAAATGTCAAACCTCCCTGAACAAGAAAGTTGAATTGACTTTTAAGACACTAATGTATTACGTCTTTCTACAATGAACGTCCTTTCAAGACTCCTATCGTTCGTGAAGTTGCATCACACTATACAACCCCAGAGAACCGTTACCAATCCACATAGAAAACCCATCTAAAATCCCcataatattaacatagtaGGCTTCCGATTGGAGTCTGTCAGTCTATGCGGATACTATTTGATAACAGACCATAGGTCTCTACTGATACAAATTGACCCAATATAATATaccattgtttatataattggcAGTCGTAATCGTTTTATAggatgtataaatattaattcttgtATAATCTTTTACATTTAAGGCACTTTTCAATCGCATCTTATTCCTTATAATCACAAGTTAAGACACATTTTAAACTACACACTTAAGATACTGTATCGTTAACATTTTCAATACAATACTCTGCCCCCAACTTATTTGTTGATAGTCGCTGGCTCTCGTTGAAAGTTGCCAACTCCTCCCTCTCGTGTATCAACGGCACCGGTGTAATGTGCCAGTCGTGTGATCACCGCAGATGCCATACAGTCGTCCATCGACTCCGTCGTCGGTCGCCAGTCCCGTCGGCCGGCGCTCGGCCGGGCGTCAGTTGCCAGTCGGGCTGAGCAGCAGCGCGTTGTCCTCGATCCTCTCCAGGCGGTACGTGGAGTTGTCCGGCAGGTGACGGACCAGCTCGTCGGTGAGCCGGACTCTCGCGTTGTTCGGTCCCGACACGAGGACGGTCTCGCACTCctgtaagatatataatatggaTTACTCTTCATTAACATACTTCGAAGTGTAACAGTATCGTATCCAACGATCCTCTATCTAAGACTACACTGGGGCGCTTGGGGCCAGCCGGTACGTGTCCCCGTGTGCCGTGTGCCGGGCGGCGCGCGGTACCTGTGCGTGCGGCAGCAGCGCGCGCAGCTTGTGCAGCAGGTCGTGCGCGCGCGCCGCGTGCAGGTACAGCGCGCTGTgcacgccgccgccgccgccgccgccgccgcccgcgcacaCGTACAGCGTCAGCCGCGGCTCGATGCGCCTGCGGGGACCGCACGCCGtacattgttttatatgaaaaaaatgtttttgacaaACCCCTCCCCTCAAGATAGAGAGGTCTTCGTCCAGTAGTGGGACATTAGgggttgttacttttttatgtcatcactatatagcataaaacaaagacgctttcTCTGttgcggtttattttaatagatagagtgattagagaggaagatttttgtattgataatttagtaatttctaatgtgatgtcgtaaataaacagactctgtagtatattaagtatcagtatggctcccgtgcgaagccggggcgagtcgccaGTTTGTTATGGCTTAGTACAGAATACAGACTCACTTGGCGTGTAGCGCGTTAAACAGGCGGATGCCGTTGGCgagatttttattcaaaatcataatatattttatagaaaaaaattatcctTAAACAACATACTATGTATAGACAGAAAGTATGTAGTTTGTCCTCTATGGTTGTTTTTTGTTACCGTTAGATTAGCAGTAGGGGATTGAATACTGCatctatttatacatatacttatgcACGTGTAACACTATGTACACATTTGATGTCTAAGATATCAACTGTGTAGTTAGCAAGCTCTTGTAAATaggaaaattataattcatatgatAACTGTAGTTATGCGAGCTCATTGGGGCGGGTAGTACTCACAGCTAATTCTACTTACTGATACAGCAGCAATCGCAAGGGTACTTTGGTACATCACCATTAATTAAGTTTACAAGCACCTCGAAATGAAAACAGTTAAAGAGAAAATTCGAATTTTGCCAATCAAATATAATGACCGATCAATCCGCCACCGTAAAACTACACTCGCCAACTCGTCGTGGACCGATGTGTGAGATGACTAAAACGCCATCATATCTTAGAGCTAGGAGACCAGCAGTAGCTCTGAGCAACAGATGTTGTGCTTTCGATAGGAAGCCTCTTCGCATGACAGCATTATCAACAGATATGCCCTTAGCTTTAGGACTGATTGCAAATATAAGAGGAAAAGACGTCCTAATAGTTATACTGTGTACGAGTTCTGGCTTAAAGTTAGTAGGgcagtaattacaggcacaaaagaTGTCATAAATATTGCTTTGTTGAATGCACGCTGCAGTGTCTGGTTTGtgcttatattgattttatttgataactaGCTGTGatcgcgaccttgtacgcgtttgaattagacaaaaaaaaatattgttatagcctaagttactccttattatatcagttatctgccagtgaaagttccgtcaaaatcggtccagccgttccagagtttagcctcaacaaacagacagacagacagacaaaaattgtaaaaatgttattttatgtaccaTGTATATGTCGGAGATATAATTGGGTTGTCAGCTTCCATTGCAATTAAACGCagccaaataaatattatttatttcatggtattaacaattttataaattaagtaaattcttcGAAAAAGTGTCAATGCGACGTGTCGTTGCTAAAACAATCTTCGTTTCTAAAGCGTTCTTCTAGAATGAATCAAACGGATATTCACAACTACaagttttatgataaattaatgcAAGTACTGCAAATTCATTCTtgaaatacagtttaatattaaaaatgaatatttataagattgttATTCTTAAATACAGCTCTTAATCAATTACAGgtgaattacttaaaataagtaatataaaccaacatttatattacatagtCCGTTATGACACATTATAGGTGGCGCTGCATGACGAATCCACATTTTAGTTTCACTTATTACATTGTAGTGTTttagaaatttacataataaaacagatcattaaaatgataattaacaatatacaattattaattaatatcattaatattttacaaccaTTGCCGATAAATGGCGACATGAGCTCACATCttccaaagaataaaacaatcaaatctctattaattattagagcctgataaataacatcatcatgtttacaaatagctattgaaatacatatttacgcTTCTTAgacatttatctaataaaatataataatataaacgataaattcaaatataaacatcgttatttaacaactattaccGATAGATGGCGACTTGCGcccatatatacataaatacgcatggagtaaaaaagggcaattttaatataactgatGTTCAATGCAGTTGTATATGTTACAGGTCAGTTGGAGATCGTTAAAATGACTCCGTATCAAAAGGGGCATAAAGTAagatgtatacatttttatatatttaattgcacTGCCTGATTGTCAGattatgaacatatttttagaaccagaagtaggaagtaggttaacctctaaaacaattaactttaatttaaaataacactcaatctaccacaaaagaaaaacatttagtctacaacacaaataaccaccaataatcacattacaccgtaataattataattgccaatactcaatgtgtcaactacgaatctcccgccttttttttttttttaaagggaagttgtgtgacttgacgctgatgttgcttgtttattccaacaatatatacatttttatatattacagacTACCTTACCttacacataattatatgttattgaaatgttatacgtacatattcatgtattttttcaCTGTAGGACTTATCAAAGTACACCACGATCAATCAATGAATAATTTAGGACGTCCGGATCACCACTAGTGCGTATCTGCATCGGTCACAGGTGGAAGGCATCGGTCACGTGACAGCAGAAGGATCAGAGCGCACACTGCATTAGTCTGGAGAAGTGTCGCTACACGCGGAGCTAACGTACGCGTCGTCACGTCGCACGTCGGGAGAAGCACTCGACGGCGCCGCGCCGAGTGAGTGCCGCGCGCGCTGACGCGTCACGCGAGCGCGTTGCCGCAGCAGTGTAACAGAGCGCGTTGCAGCGGAGGGGCGCGGCGCGGGGCGGCTGCTGCTGGAGAGCGCGGAGGTGCGCGCGGCCGACGTGCTCGTGTGCGGCGCGTGCGGCTTCGAGTCGGCCGCGCGCGACGCCTTCCGCCGACACATCGAGCGCGAGCACGGC contains the following coding sequences:
- the LOC124541140 gene encoding transcription factor CP2-like is translated as MILNKNLANGIRLFNALHAKRIEPRLTLYVCAGGGGGGGGGVHSALYLHAARAHDLLHKLRALLPHAQECETVLVSGPNNARVRLTDELVRHLPDNSTYRLERIEDNALLLSPTGN